GATTCTTCCATCATgtataaattttttcaaaaatcaatGGAAATTTCCATCTTTCTTTGAATACAAAAATATGGCCATGAAGAATATTACATCACAAAAGCACTATgacaaaccaaaaggaaaaaaatattttagaaattaggcAACAATCCATCCGAGGGCAGAATAAACGCAGTGGTTCACTGGCTGAGTGTGTGGCCCTGAGCCCGCTGTGGGCATCCGTTCTCAGCTCCAAGGTGGTGGCCTAGTCAGCCACAGGGGAGTCACTTACACCACAGAATGGACTCAGCAAATGCGACAATTTAAGGCCTTTTCCCCTTCAGACAGCCTGGTGGTTAAACACCTCCCAGCATACAACTGATTTAGATACCGGCCAGAGCTAATGAAAAGCTAAGCTAATCACAGCAGAAGCTGCTGAAGTTCACTAAACCTGCTCCCCTATTTTAACCTGGGCTACCTCTGCCTACCAGCATTCATCCTGGCAAAGCGACTAGTGATGGATACCAGCTACAGCTACCAAATATAAGTCTCTCTAGTGAGTACTGATCTGAAGTGGTATGTCACCTTTTGATGCTAAGAAGAACTCTGTGGATGTTTCAAAATCAGAGACTTTCCCAGGAAGGAGGTAGTTTACAAATAGAACAACCTGCCTCATACACTTCACTATGGTTgcagttttatttaatttaaaaacataagaaaacacacacacacacacacacgcacgcacacacacacacacacacccttcccttAAAGAGTTGATCTCAAAGAAAAAGCAGGTCATCATCAACCTCGTAAGGCCCACACCTCTCAGAGACTTCCAGGAGAGGTTTACAGGCAGAGGACTCACTAAAACTGGTTCCTAGGAAGTTGCTTTGACTGAGTTTTAATAGTGCTGTTGGTTCCCAGGCACCCTTTTACTGAAACAGTTAGTTATCAAAGATACTATCCATGAAAACAAACCAAtggcttttctcctttgattcaaaataaaatactttttgtgctttcaaaaatttaaatactaGTTAAATCAAGCCATCAATATTTACTTATCTAACGTATAAAATGTGAATTAAGCTAATAAAACTAGTCCAAAGCGCTGCTGAGCAGTCTGATTTCAAAAAAGCACgcaaatgtggggaaaaaaatccagtatGTCTGTTCCCCATCGTTACTGAACAGTACCTTTCAACACTACTATTGCACATCTTAGGAACAGAACTTTCAGCTGATAACCACAAATTAAACAGTAACCGGTCTCCAACACTACAAATATAAAGGCAGCTCCCTGAACACCATCCTTCTGCTACTAATGAGCTAGCACAGACACCTTACACCAGAGTTTCTCTATACTGTATAAAACAGATTTCAAGCAAACATATACAACTGGAAGATGCCAGTTTACAGCAGAGTCGCTTTGGGCCCTCAAGTCCTTTACTACTTTCATACACCATTTAGTTCAAGTTGTTCAATTATAGGAACTATTTCTAGGCTTGAAAGATTAGTTTAATGGGcagggtggtggggggcaggggcggggggatgGCAGCAGCATATCATCTAATCCTGGACTTTAAAGCCAAATTTTCCAAAAGACTCCACTGTGATGTTGGCATCAAATCAACAAATGTCTATACCTGGCAGTGATGACTATATGCTAACATTTCAGAAGTCTGGCAGAGATGAAGGCCTATCTACTAATACAAATAATCCAGTCCCTATGTATGAGCACTTCCAGATGAGCTTGCTACTtcctaattaaaaacaaaaaaaaaaacaaagaaataagtatatttttaccTCACTACAGATTTAAAGAGTTCACTTTGCTTTTCATCTTCCTAATTAAAACTATCACAACCTCTAAcaactttaaatttaaaagataaacaaacagTAGGAAATGCgataaaatgaacagaaaaaaaggtccttcacactgCGTATCTTCTAACTGGGAAACGCCTACATGTTGTTTCAAGTTTTTTCAATTGAATCCTTGACTCAGAGATGCCTCAGACTCTCAAATCCCAGGTCCATCCCCCTAAAAGCCATCATTTACCATAAGTATTCCATAGGTGTGGAATCATACCAGCAGATGACATTTCTGTGCCAGATATGAGGCCCCATATTCTCACTGTTTGTTCCAAACACTGCCTTAAGCCCCAGGTTTAAAAATCTCCTTATGTGGGAATAAACTAGCTCCATGCTCTGTTCATATTCAGTCAAGATCATACATAGGGCTAAGGGAACCACCCTGAATAAATGTAAATAAGGTAACTGTTTGTGGAGTTGCTTACATACATTATACTTCACAGCAAAACAGCATATCCCCAATAGTCCTGCTCCGATCTTATTTCGTGTGAATAGGAATGATTCTTTTTCCTCCACTGCTTATGCACAACTCACTGTTAGTATTCAACAGAGCACATGTAAGTTCTAAAGATATGGCTAATTTCATTTAACTAGTATTTCTTTATACAATATGCTCAAAGCATAACTGCCAAAGGGTCCCAATAAGGCAAGATTCTTAATTCTCTTGCAAAGCATAGCTTGCTCATAAATCCCATTAAAAATTTCCTTAACACAaggttcaaaatatttttaaaaaagaaagaaagagggaggtgGAGTTTGGACTCCAATTAAGGCATTTTTATACACAGTCTAGCTTGAGTCCTATTCAAAGGGAATCCTAAAAAGCATTTTAATGGGGAACGGCAGAGATCATAACAGTCTATTATCAGCATCGTGAAGTATCAATCCCTCACTtgaatgtctttctctttccttattcCTTGATTCTCTCGTTCCACAAGTGCATAGGTTATGTTTTCTGTAGATCTGGGGAAAATGGGCCAGGGGTAGAAGGTCCATCCAGGCCAGACAGAGTGAACGGCCCATGACTGTTCAGCacagaaggaaactgagaaagaaaataaaacacattatcATCCTATTATGCAATCCTAAACTTCACTTTCTGTCCCTGTTACATTCCCTAAGGCAGAACACAGCAGCACCTGCAGTGGCTCACAGGACAAAGGCGCTAACTATTTATCATGGAACAGTATGATGtcacaaaaacttaaaaaaaaaatgtttgtcttaCATATTAACACTCTCCAGCCTACCTTGATGGAATGTAAAGAACAAATCTATACTTTTCCTTAGATGCTAAAGTACACAGGTTCACACTTGACTTCAAATGGTTATAGAAAGTTCAGTAAATGACAGCATGCACTCTGTAAACTATAATTATATAGCAAATCACACTGTCAAAAAGAGGTCCAGTGGAGATGCCCATCTCATACCTGCTGCAAACAGTTGTAGGGTGCTCATCCTAGAAAAGCACTGCCCATCATGTATTCTGAGACCAAATCTGTATGGAGATTCCAGGCTGAAGCTACATGAGCACTATGGCTTTCTCTATATAAATCAATTCTCTCTTTGTGAGAggcaaacaaaaatgtaaaaggaaataTGGGAAATTTTCCATACTCTTTCTATTCAGCAATTTAGAAGTTTCTGCAAAAATAATTGCATTagtagaaagattttaaaaaatttttttctttccccaccccttaccatttcattttcaaaagaacaaatgaaaatttaaattacaaaatCTAAGAAAATATCCCAGGGAGTCACCCtggaataagtgaatgaatcaaTATAAGAAAACTGACAAGTTATAAAGTCTAGATAGTTTAGGCAAAATCATGGTTTACAGCTATAAGATCTTTCTTAATAAGATCTTTGTTAAGAGGTAATGCactactcattttaaaaatatatacatgtatatttaaaatgctgATGAGTATCAATTCTgagtgacaggaaaatgggagCATTTGATAATACTATTCTCAGgagttttttctattaaaaaaaaaatcctcagttAAAAGGGGAAATCTAAGTGCAGAGAATGCCcccaaatatacatacacacacacagacacatacacacacacacacttttttagaAAAGAGGATTTCCagcatttaaaatgatttaaaaagttGGATGAGCTCAAAATCTACTACAGTATTGAACCATTCTTAAGTCTAATTCAAATGTATGGAATAGTaaacaatgaaaaggaaacaCTGCTGTGAATATTTATCTGGGTTATTTGCAGGCCATAAAATTAACACgtagaaattaaaaactaaatctaAGGAACACTTTTTAAATAGAAGTTTTACAATGATTAACTGTAGAGTGATTTTGCCTCTCTGCTCATTTACCACACCCCAGTTACAAAAGACAGGCTTCTATGTAATTTACCTGAAAAAGTGTGTTAGCACCTTGTAGTCTGGCTGGACTCAGGGGAGCAACAGGGCTGAGAGTACTCCAAAAGTGGATACTGGAGAGCAAGGGGCTTGGAGTCAGTAAGATGGGTGTCTGCAATATACAAGCCAAAAATATAACTAAATGGCTTATCAGGATTATGTTCTATCCTTGTAATAATACACAATTAGCCCTGAACCCAAATATTGTCCTATTCTCCATTCCAAATAACTCCAAGTCTGAAATCTTATCCTGAGGAAACAGTCGGAAATTACTTTTACaacccagaaaagaaaaaggtcaaagtattttctaaactGTTTCTCATGCAATTTTTgtcaaatagaaaaacaaaaccaatctgAATTCAAGTATGGAAAAATAATGGGTAATTGAGTCACAAACATGCTTTCCCCTTAATAATGAGTAGGTCTGGGAGTAACATGTTTAAATGTTCTATGAGACGAAAAAGTTAAGAAATAGCTAATGTTAGCTAACTGTAAAACTTGTTATTCAACATCACATGTTTATTAACGTCCACAGGATCTGTTATTTTCTAACGTGAGATTATCACTGGTTGTTTTATAAGATCACCCCTGCCTccaccaaagagagagagagagagagagagagagagagagagagagagagagagaatatacttattttctttaggagAAAGTGGAAAAATGAGGTTACTTTCACAGGGTCACATATAACCTCTCTAAAGCAAAACTACTATGTAGCAGAATGAGAACTGAGGTTATAAATCTGGGATTTGTTTTaaaaggtgagaaaaaaaaaaaaaacaaaataaacggTGGCactaaaaggaaagagaatgtCACCTGTGAAAAAAGCGCTGGCGTAAGCGAAGCTGTGGGGAGAGACGGGCTCAATATCCCCAGTGGGCTCGGGTCACTGCCCGTGATCACAAGGGTCGGTGCCAGCTCTAGCCCTTTGGGCTTCTTGGACCTCGATGAATTATTTGTTTTGTCCTTTTCTAGCAAAGCTGAATCCTGGTCTTTAGACTCCAAGGACAAGTTCTCTGGAAGCTGCATTGGCTGAGAAGCCACTGATTCCATGTCTGTGTCCATGTCTGGGTTGGAGCTCAGCGGTGGTGAAGGAGTGCCAGGAGGCTCCTGCAGGGGGGACACGGACGGAACAGGAGGTGTGGTGGCAAAAGGGGCAGTCACTGCCGGTGCAGAAGTTGGTGCTTCCAGGGAAGGCAGCCTAGGGGAAGCCAAAGTCTCCAATGCTTGGACAGTTTCTTCTGAAGATGGAGAAATACCCGGGCCAGCTGAAATGGAGGCAGCAGGAGGTTCAACTGGTGGCTTTTTAGAAGGTGTTGTTACAAATTTGATAACAGATGGAGTTGGCTCCTGAGGAGACTTTTTCTCTGCCAATTTCTCAGCTGGATTCTCAACCTTTATAGATTTGAAAAGCTTCCTATTGGAGGAGTTCAAAGAGTTGAGAGTAAAAGAAGAATATAAGCCGGAGTGTATGTAGTCATTGCGGCTCGAGGTCTTGGCACCaggctgtggtggcttctctttcccgccattctccacatctttggaactgctgctgctgagctcaCTGAGGCTTAAAGCTTCACACTCCCCCTCAACCCTGCCCACTGTCATTGGGTCCATGTTCAAAATCTCTGGGTACGAGACAAACTTGTACACAAACTTCTGACCATTCACTTTTTTAATGATATTctgtagataaataaaataagcattcAGACTTTCTTAAACTTTTCTTAACCATCTGTTAAAActttaccccacccccacccccaaagacCATGAGAAAGCTGACTGAATGGGGTTCTCCATTTGATAGGCAGTTCACTTGAAAACTTCAAAATCACCTAAATTCACCAGCCGTtccaaacacagttctggccaTTATGGAGCACAAGTTAGAGCCACGCAAACGCCTCATTAACAGCCGAGCCAACGTACTGCATAGAAGCTGAAAGACTTTAACTGCTTGGCTCCAAAGGGACAGAGACACTCACATCCTCAGGGAGCAAAAGGGATTTAGAACATTGCTTCTAAGGCTCCTACTTCCTTCAGCTGTTTCTTACCTCATCTCTCCACACAGGAAAGCTGATAATATCAACACTCAAAGGTGAAAGAAATTAAGATCCAAGCTTCCCACTCTAATTCTCTTGAGTATTTTTACTTCCGTGCCCAAGAATGTATTCAAAATAAtcagaaattaaacaaaaaaattttaactaagaAATCAAATCTAGTTATTCTTTAAGGTATTAACTTCTGTTCTGGGTTAAACTAAACAGCAAAAATTAAGTACATCTAAAAAACAGtatgagataatttttaaagtaaattatgaTATAAACAAGAGTATTTATCTATGCTGAAGAATCTCAAATTTCCTCTTCCTTATTCCAACTCTATAATcgttttttctttaaagacaaCTGCAATTAGGAATAAAATATGTGCATGGGAGCCAGGTACTGAATATGAATTTGCAGAAATACACTTAGAACATTTACGTCTTTTATTCTAATTCCAAGCTGCTGAAGCTGTAAAATAAATTGAGTTAAAACCAAAACAGTGACCATTTCACAATGCATACAAATGTTgcatcattatgctgtacactcaAAAGCAATATGTCAATTACACCTTaatttaagttattttaataaataaaccaACCACGACATTAGTATGTCTAACCTCAACAGAGGAGAAGGAACAAtttttgttttgaggtgggtgtgTATTACCTTCACATAGTAGTATCTGAGGGCTCGGCTGAGTTTGTCATAATTCATATTAGGCTTGTTCTTTCGAATGCCCCAGAGACGAGCCACCTCTTCTGCCTGCAAAAGCTTGAACTCCCCATTATTAGAGGTCCAGCAGATCATGTGGTCGTTCTGAGGCTCCTTTAGGAGCTGAAGGAGGAACTGCCACAGGGTGATAGCACTGTCCATAGCAATGAGCTGAAAGAGGCAACACTGTATGTCACTCACCGTTTTAAGCACTTTAAATGTATTAGACTATTAATTGTACATTTCATCTGCACAAGAATCCTATAAGACAGATACTACTGCAGCCTCATTTTATATGTGAAGAAACTGATTCATTACAAAGTTAAGTAACTCGTCTAAGCTCACACAAGTAAATGGTGGAGCTGAGATTTAAACCCAGGCAATCTGAATACAGACCTAAACTCTTAAACATGCAACACTGCTTAAGAAAAGTCTTGCTATGAGATAAGCTAGTTTCATAAATTACAGGAGCAGACTGATGAATGCCAACCAGTGCAGTATCACTATTActaaattttatcttaaaaactcACTGTCGGGACTTCCTGGGGGTCCTCGGGCTAAGACTccgtactcccaatgcaggggggctggGCTGGATctgtggtcagagaactaggtcacacatgccccaactaagaatctgcatgtcacaactaaaacctggtgcagctaaataaataaataaatatttttaaaaaaacaactcattGTCATATTCTCTGAGGTGACCACCATTTCAGCATCTACCTATACTGGCACAGTTGATTTATATGCCAGGATGTTCTGTGGGTCTCAGGGTGGCCCAGAGATAGGAGGAATAGTTTCCAttataataaatgtaattttCATGTAAGTTGACAGCACTGAAAACTCGGCAAAATGTTCCCTAATTTACAAGTTCTGCCACCATTCTGTCCGCAGGAAGTCCACCTGCCCAGATCCTTTTATTTGATTAGCAACCTTTATTTGATTATCAAGATTGGAACTGAAAAACCTTTCAATATCTCAAGTTTTAAGATCTTCCTGTTTAGGCCAGTGTTTCTTAAATTCAGCACTATTGATATTTTGAGCCAGATAATTCTTTTGTTCTTGGAGGCTGTTCTGGCATTGCAGTTtaacatccctggcctctaccaacCAGATGCCACCAACACCTCCTGCCCAATTTGGCAATCAAAATGTCTACACATATTGTCAAACATTCTGGGGGACAGTAT
The Ovis canadensis isolate MfBH-ARS-UI-01 breed Bighorn chromosome 12, ARS-UI_OviCan_v2, whole genome shotgun sequence genome window above contains:
- the ELK4 gene encoding ETS domain-containing protein Elk-4 isoform X1; protein product: MDSAITLWQFLLQLLKEPQNDHMICWTSNNGEFKLLQAEEVARLWGIRKNKPNMNYDKLSRALRYYYVKNIIKKVNGQKFVYKFVSYPEILNMDPMTVGRVEGECEALSLSELSSSSSKDVENGGKEKPPQPGAKTSSRNDYIHSGLYSSFTLNSLNSSNRKLFKSIKVENPAEKLAEKKSPQEPTPSVIKFVTTPSKKPPVEPPAASISAGPGISPSSEETVQALETLASPRLPSLEAPTSAPAVTAPFATTPPVPSVSPLQEPPGTPSPPLSSNPDMDTDMESVASQPMQLPENLSLESKDQDSALLEKDKTNNSSRSKKPKGLELAPTLVITGSDPSPLGILSPSLPTASLTPALFSQTPILLTPSPLLSSIHFWSTLSPVAPLSPARLQGANTLFQFPSVLNSHGPFTLSGLDGPSTPGPFSPDLQKT
- the ELK4 gene encoding ETS domain-containing protein Elk-4 isoform X2: MDSAITLWQFLLQLLKEPQNDHMICWTSNNGEFKLLQAEEVARLWGIRKNKPNMNYDKLSRALRYYYVKNIIKKVNGQKFVYKFVSYPEILNMDPMTVGRVEGECEALSLSELSSSSSKDVENGGKEKPPQPGAKTSSRNDYIHSGLYSSFTLNSLNSSNRKLFKSIKVENPAEKLAEKKSPQEPTPSVIKFVTTPSKKPPVEPPAASISAGPGISPSSEETVQALETLASPRLPSLEAPTSAPAVTAPFATTPPVPSVSPLQEPPGTPSPPLSSNPDMDTDMESVASQPMQLPENLSLESKDQDSALLEKDKTNNSSRSKKPKGLELAPTLVITGSDPSPLGILSPSLPTASLTPALFSQTPILLTPSPLLSSIHFWSTLSPVAPLSPARLQGANTLFQLQPRVIFRLRVRFMQKVANG